The Denitrificimonas caeni genome has a segment encoding these proteins:
- a CDS encoding ExbD/TolR family protein, with protein sequence MRFPRKPREPVDINLAPLIDVVFILLLFFVVTTTFTRETQLKVDLPEAVSGTPPEAAVKAPLEILVAVDGSFALNGKSLASNDLTALMEALRVESGGDQSLPVMLSADAKAPHQAVVTAMDAASKLGFAQLRITTVEAQAE encoded by the coding sequence GTGAGATTCCCTCGTAAGCCCCGTGAACCGGTTGATATTAATCTAGCACCGCTGATTGATGTGGTGTTTATCTTGCTGTTGTTTTTTGTGGTGACCACCACCTTTACCCGAGAAACGCAGCTTAAAGTTGATTTGCCTGAGGCGGTTAGCGGTACGCCGCCGGAAGCTGCAGTTAAAGCACCTTTAGAAATTTTAGTCGCTGTGGATGGCTCTTTTGCTTTAAATGGAAAAAGCTTGGCCAGCAATGATTTGACCGCGTTAATGGAAGCCTTGCGGGTTGAGTCAGGTGGCGATCAAAGCCTGCCAGTGATGCTTAGTGCCGATGCAAAAGCGCCGCACCAGGCTGTAGTTACCGCCATGGATGCTGCTTCGAAGTTGGGCTTTGCGCAGCTGCGCATTACCACTGTTGAGGCGCAAGCCGAGTAG
- a CDS encoding DNA internalization-related competence protein ComEC/Rec2 — MQISIIALIVGLLSLRVMPWLPSIFWLLSGLLVALLLLRTRLHLFGFFLLGLCWACLSAQWALDDQLAAALDGRTLWITGTVVGLPEWPVVQGQPPTVRFELDDAVSRRAQLPRRIRVSWRTPAEPVKAGQRWRLAVRLKRPDGSLNPYGFDYQAWLLAKRIGATGSVKAGQLVAQGQGLDHWREQVRARIQRYAPEPAQGLMTALILGDGSGLSAEQWQTLQATGTVHLMVISGQHISLIAAVAYAVVFWLMRLGWWPQRVPWLPAACVLSISAALAYGTFAGFAVPVQRACIMVMVALLWRWHFQHLSVWIAFLIALAVVLIYEPLVVLQAGFWLSFTAVGALILAFAARLGPWRWWHMVGRTQWVAAIGLAPFLLALSLPVSLMGPLANIFAVPWLSLLALPLTLLGALLLPWPSLASWVLSAAAWCLTAMFAGLDWFAQGWPVWQGSGVTVAALLLAVLGVLCWLLPRPLLPLLAGLLLCLPLLKPSKEVVADGQAQVWVLDVGQGQAVWVRTAQHSLMYDAGPFMAGFDAGERIVVPVLRGYGQTGLDELLISHADADHAGGAQAILDAVEVKRVVSGQPAEHPPSFAAQDCRAEQWQWDDVWFWRWQWHNAKDSNQKSCVLLIVAQGERLLLTGDLDAAGEAALLADWPWLQVDWLVAGHHGSRTSTSRRFVQAIAPQYALISRGKHNSYGHPHPQVLANLQREQVRIYDTAHDKAVQIYLGRYSEPSSMARQLRFWR, encoded by the coding sequence GTGCAAATATCCATAATCGCTTTGATTGTTGGCTTGCTGAGTTTGCGCGTCATGCCGTGGTTGCCAAGTATATTTTGGCTGCTATCGGGGCTGCTGGTTGCGTTGTTGTTGCTACGCACGCGCTTGCATCTTTTCGGTTTCTTTTTGTTGGGGCTGTGTTGGGCGTGTTTAAGTGCGCAGTGGGCGTTAGATGATCAGCTTGCTGCAGCATTAGATGGGCGCACTTTGTGGATTACTGGGACAGTTGTAGGTTTGCCTGAATGGCCAGTTGTGCAAGGGCAACCCCCAACTGTGCGTTTTGAATTGGACGATGCGGTTTCCCGTCGAGCACAACTGCCGCGACGCATACGTGTGTCTTGGCGTACCCCAGCAGAGCCTGTGAAAGCGGGGCAACGTTGGCGCTTAGCGGTGCGCTTAAAACGTCCTGATGGCTCTCTCAATCCTTATGGCTTTGATTACCAAGCTTGGCTGCTGGCTAAACGTATTGGGGCTACAGGCTCGGTTAAAGCGGGTCAGCTGGTTGCGCAGGGGCAGGGTTTAGATCATTGGCGTGAGCAAGTCAGAGCGCGTATTCAGCGCTATGCACCAGAGCCCGCGCAAGGCCTGATGACGGCTTTAATCTTGGGTGATGGCTCGGGTTTAAGCGCAGAGCAGTGGCAAACATTACAAGCTACCGGCACTGTGCACCTTATGGTGATTTCAGGTCAGCACATCAGTTTAATTGCCGCGGTGGCCTATGCTGTGGTTTTTTGGTTGATGCGTTTGGGTTGGTGGCCGCAGCGCGTGCCCTGGTTGCCAGCTGCTTGCGTGCTTTCGATATCGGCGGCGTTAGCCTATGGCACTTTTGCCGGCTTTGCCGTGCCAGTGCAGCGCGCGTGCATCATGGTGATGGTGGCTTTACTTTGGCGTTGGCATTTTCAGCATTTAAGTGTGTGGATAGCGTTTTTAATTGCTTTAGCAGTGGTGCTAATTTATGAGCCTTTAGTGGTTTTGCAGGCTGGCTTTTGGTTGTCATTTACTGCGGTGGGTGCGTTGATACTGGCGTTTGCAGCACGCTTGGGACCGTGGCGCTGGTGGCATATGGTAGGGCGCACACAATGGGTTGCAGCAATTGGTCTTGCCCCTTTTTTGCTGGCTTTGAGTTTGCCGGTGAGCTTGATGGGACCGCTGGCAAATATTTTTGCGGTGCCGTGGTTGAGCTTGCTGGCGCTGCCTTTAACCTTATTGGGCGCGTTGCTATTGCCTTGGCCAAGTCTTGCGAGCTGGGTTCTCAGTGCGGCAGCTTGGTGTTTAACTGCTATGTTTGCTGGCTTGGATTGGTTTGCGCAAGGTTGGCCGGTCTGGCAGGGCAGCGGGGTAACGGTGGCGGCGCTGCTATTAGCTGTGTTGGGAGTGCTGTGCTGGTTGTTGCCACGGCCCCTGTTACCGCTGCTCGCAGGGTTGCTGCTTTGCTTGCCGCTGCTTAAACCGAGTAAAGAAGTGGTTGCAGATGGGCAAGCGCAGGTGTGGGTGCTGGATGTGGGGCAAGGGCAAGCAGTTTGGGTGAGAACTGCGCAGCACAGCCTAATGTATGATGCCGGCCCTTTTATGGCAGGGTTTGATGCCGGCGAACGCATCGTGGTGCCGGTGTTACGCGGTTATGGCCAGACTGGTTTAGATGAGTTACTGATTTCTCATGCAGATGCCGATCATGCCGGTGGCGCACAGGCGATTTTGGATGCAGTGGAGGTTAAGCGAGTGGTCAGCGGTCAACCAGCAGAGCATCCACCAAGCTTTGCTGCACAAGATTGTCGAGCTGAGCAGTGGCAGTGGGATGACGTTTGGTTTTGGCGTTGGCAGTGGCATAACGCGAAAGACAGTAATCAAAAGTCCTGCGTGCTGCTGATTGTTGCGCAAGGCGAGCGTTTATTGTTGACCGGTGACTTGGATGCTGCTGGTGAAGCAGCATTACTAGCCGACTGGCCATGGTTGCAAGTTGATTGGTTGGTGGCTGGGCACCATGGCAGTCGTACTTCCACTTCGCGCCGTTTTGTACAGGCCATTGCCCCGCAGTATGCGTTAATTTCCCGTGGCAAACACAACAGTTATGGGCATCCGCACCCGCAAGTGTTGGCAAATTTGCAGCGTGAACAGGTGCGTATTTATGATACGGCGCATGATAAAGCGGTGCAGATTTACTTAGGGCGCTACAGCGAGCCAAGCAGTATGGCTAGGCAATTGCGCTTTTGGCGTTAA
- the pqqD gene encoding pyrroloquinoline quinone biosynthesis peptide chaperone PqqD — MSIINLELCPRIRRGFRLQWEPAQSCHVLLYPEGMIQLNDSAAHILKLVDEQRSVAQIISQLQEQFPDAPDLSDDVLAFMEVAYAKFWLEPC; from the coding sequence ATGAGCATTATCAATCTGGAGCTGTGCCCACGTATCCGGCGTGGTTTTCGCTTGCAATGGGAGCCTGCACAAAGCTGCCATGTATTGCTGTATCCAGAAGGAATGATTCAGCTCAATGACAGTGCTGCACATATTTTAAAGTTGGTTGATGAGCAGCGCAGTGTCGCGCAAATTATTTCCCAACTGCAAGAACAGTTTCCTGATGCGCCAGACTTAAGTGATGACGTTTTAGCCTTTATGGAGGTGGCCTATGCAAAGTTTTGGCTTGAACCCTGCTAA
- the ercA gene encoding alcohol dehydrogenase-like regulatory protein ErcA: protein MKRSISELRKFVSPEIVFGAGCRHRAGHFVSTFGAAKVLIVSDPGVQAAGWVTDIEESLQEQGIDYHLFTEVSPNPRVEEVMHGAETYKLHNCTAIVAIGGGSPMDCAKAIGIVAAHGRSILEFEGVDTIRLPSPPLILIPTTAGTSADVSQFVIISNQQERMKFSIVSKAVVPDVALIDPETTLTMDPFLAACTGIDALVHAIEAFVSVGSGPLTDTHALEAMRLIGGNLVEMIANPHDIALREQIMLGSMQAGLAFSNAILGAVHAMSHSLGGYLDLPHGQCNAALVEHVVAFNYSSAPDRFKVIAQTLGIDCRGLTSEQVRTRLVNHLIEFKQAVGFHDSLGECGVNRADIPFLSRHAMTDPCILTNPRTSNQRDMEVVYAEAL from the coding sequence ATGAAACGGTCAATTAGCGAACTGCGCAAGTTTGTATCGCCAGAAATTGTTTTTGGTGCCGGTTGTCGCCATCGTGCTGGGCATTTTGTGAGCACGTTTGGGGCAGCTAAAGTTTTGATTGTGTCTGATCCTGGGGTGCAAGCTGCCGGGTGGGTTACTGATATTGAAGAAAGCCTGCAAGAGCAGGGTATTGATTACCATCTCTTTACAGAGGTTTCACCGAACCCCAGAGTGGAGGAGGTGATGCATGGCGCAGAAACTTATAAGCTACATAACTGTACCGCGATTGTTGCTATTGGCGGTGGTAGTCCAATGGATTGTGCGAAGGCCATTGGTATTGTCGCTGCCCATGGGCGCAGCATTTTAGAGTTTGAGGGAGTGGATACTATTCGACTGCCCAGCCCACCATTGATTTTGATTCCCACGACAGCAGGCACTTCTGCAGATGTCTCGCAGTTTGTGATTATTTCTAATCAGCAAGAGCGCATGAAGTTTTCTATTGTCAGTAAAGCTGTGGTGCCAGATGTCGCATTGATTGATCCAGAAACTACGCTCACTATGGATCCGTTTTTGGCAGCCTGTACTGGTATTGATGCTTTGGTACATGCCATTGAGGCTTTTGTATCTGTTGGTAGCGGCCCACTGACGGATACTCATGCTTTAGAAGCGATGCGTTTAATCGGCGGAAACTTGGTGGAGATGATCGCTAACCCACATGATATAGCGCTACGAGAACAAATTATGCTGGGCAGTATGCAGGCTGGGCTGGCGTTTTCGAATGCGATTTTGGGCGCAGTGCATGCAATGTCGCACAGTCTAGGTGGTTATTTAGATCTACCCCATGGGCAGTGTAATGCTGCATTGGTTGAGCATGTTGTGGCCTTTAATTACAGCTCTGCACCAGATCGATTTAAAGTGATTGCGCAAACATTAGGAATTGATTGTCGTGGGCTCACCAGTGAGCAAGTGCGCACCCGCTTAGTCAATCATTTGATTGAATTTAAGCAGGCAGTAGGTTTTCATGACAGCCTTGGTGAATGTGGGGTTAACCGCGCTGACATACCGTTTTTATCTCGCCATGCCATGACCGATCCCTGTATTTTAACGAATCCTAGAACCTCCAATCAGCGTGATATGGAAGTGGTCTATGCCGAAGCCCTCTGA
- a CDS encoding MotA/TolQ/ExbB proton channel family protein, with translation MWELIKSGGWIMLPIVVCSIIAVAIVAERLWTLRPSRISPPHLLGQVWRWVQDKQMDSNKFSELRAGSPLGQILAAGLANSRYGREMMKESIQEAGAKVVNELERYLTPLGTIAAITPLLGLLGTVLGMIEIFGAFMGSGMANAPQLAGGIAKALVTTAAGLFVAIPAMFFHRFLQRRVDELVVNMEQEAIKLVEVVQGDREVELNGDKA, from the coding sequence GTGTGGGAACTGATCAAGTCAGGCGGCTGGATTATGCTGCCTATTGTGGTGTGCTCAATTATTGCAGTTGCCATTGTTGCTGAGCGTTTATGGACCTTGCGCCCATCACGTATCAGCCCGCCACATTTACTCGGCCAGGTTTGGCGCTGGGTGCAAGACAAGCAAATGGATAGCAATAAGTTTAGCGAGTTACGGGCAGGGTCGCCGTTGGGGCAGATTCTTGCTGCTGGGCTGGCCAATTCACGCTACGGCCGTGAAATGATGAAAGAAAGTATTCAAGAGGCTGGCGCTAAAGTGGTCAATGAGCTTGAGCGCTATTTAACACCGCTGGGCACTATTGCAGCAATTACGCCTTTACTGGGTTTGCTGGGTACGGTATTGGGGATGATTGAAATCTTCGGTGCCTTTATGGGCTCAGGTATGGCCAATGCGCCACAGTTGGCTGGTGGTATCGCCAAGGCGCTGGTGACCACTGCAGCGGGTTTATTTGTGGCAATTCCAGCCATGTTTTTCCACCGTTTCTTGCAGCGCCGTGTCGATGAGCTGGTGGTTAACATGGAGCAAGAAGCGATTAAGTTGGTAGAAGTGGTGCAAGGTGATCGTGAGGTTGAGCTAAATGGTGATAAAGCGTGA
- a CDS encoding alpha/beta hydrolase family protein produces MPKRETFVAGFWPSTWSAEQAAVAGREINELKVSLHGVFWTVSDPLTGQTKLYRYNSAKQDGELFTPKGFSVRSRVYEYGGGSFCLTEQGVVFTNEVDQQLYLQTWQGLPQALTARHECRYADMQLDSVTQTLIVIEEEHSEQEVLHRLVRVPLVCEQSQPLLVPQIIVQGSDFYAAPRISPDGQRLLWVQWQRPDQPWTRTQLFCAKRQSDGGWGEAACLAGADGNASIQQPLFDQTNRVVALNDQAGYWQPWRETTDEKLVSLTGVDADYAGAPWQLGGCNYLPLQGDHYLVSWFADGFGKLALYCFAKQQELQQLATDFSRLRHLAADDDHFYCIAGHSSQGSAVLAIDRHSAEVKVLSQLAIDLPETEISKPQALYFSSSHDEAVHCFFYAPHNTQHHLSNQERPPLVVFLHGGPTSACYPVFDPRIQFWTQRGFAVADLNYRGSTGFGRKYRQRLEQQWGILDVEDICALVQYLIDTDRVDAEHLFVRGASAGGYSALLAIAASQYFAAAASLYGVSDPTALNKVTHKFEGDYLSWLLGGVEQLSARAPLAQIQRIQTPVIFFQGGRDVVVVPEQTITMVQALTEQGVAVECHLYPDEGHGFRQARHLAEALALELSFYQRTFSVVS; encoded by the coding sequence ATGCCTAAGCGGGAGACTTTTGTTGCAGGTTTCTGGCCCAGCACTTGGAGTGCAGAACAGGCTGCTGTGGCTGGACGTGAAATCAATGAATTAAAAGTCTCCCTGCATGGTGTTTTTTGGACGGTTTCAGATCCGTTAACTGGACAAACGAAGCTTTACCGCTATAACTCTGCGAAGCAGGATGGCGAACTGTTTACGCCTAAGGGCTTTTCGGTACGCAGCCGAGTGTATGAGTATGGCGGAGGCTCTTTTTGTTTAACCGAGCAAGGAGTCGTATTTACTAATGAAGTGGATCAGCAATTGTATCTGCAGACTTGGCAGGGGCTACCACAGGCTTTAACTGCACGCCATGAATGCCGCTATGCTGATATGCAGCTTGATTCTGTAACACAAACACTGATTGTTATAGAAGAAGAGCACAGCGAGCAAGAAGTGTTACATCGTTTAGTCCGTGTACCTTTAGTTTGTGAACAAAGCCAGCCGCTGCTAGTACCGCAGATTATAGTGCAAGGCAGTGACTTTTATGCTGCGCCACGAATCAGTCCGGATGGTCAGCGTCTACTCTGGGTGCAGTGGCAGCGCCCTGACCAACCTTGGACAAGAACTCAATTGTTCTGCGCCAAGCGTCAAAGTGATGGTGGATGGGGGGAAGCAGCATGTTTAGCTGGAGCTGACGGTAATGCTTCGATTCAGCAGCCGTTATTTGATCAAACCAACCGTGTTGTAGCGCTAAATGACCAAGCAGGTTATTGGCAGCCATGGCGTGAAACAACGGACGAAAAACTTGTCTCGTTAACTGGAGTTGATGCGGATTATGCTGGTGCACCTTGGCAGTTGGGTGGCTGTAATTACTTACCATTGCAGGGTGATCACTACTTAGTGAGTTGGTTTGCCGACGGTTTTGGCAAGTTAGCATTGTATTGCTTTGCTAAACAACAAGAGTTGCAGCAGTTGGCCACGGACTTCAGTCGATTACGTCATTTAGCAGCTGATGATGATCACTTCTATTGCATTGCTGGGCACTCAAGTCAAGGCAGCGCGGTGCTGGCCATTGACCGCCACAGCGCAGAAGTTAAGGTGTTGAGCCAGCTGGCTATAGACTTGCCGGAAACGGAAATATCCAAGCCTCAGGCATTGTATTTTTCAAGCAGCCATGATGAAGCAGTGCACTGTTTTTTTTACGCGCCGCACAATACGCAGCACCATTTGTCTAACCAAGAGCGGCCACCGTTGGTGGTGTTTTTGCATGGTGGACCAACCTCTGCTTGTTATCCTGTTTTTGATCCGCGCATACAGTTTTGGACGCAACGAGGTTTTGCTGTTGCGGATTTAAATTACCGAGGCAGCACGGGGTTTGGTCGTAAGTATCGTCAGCGTTTAGAGCAGCAGTGGGGCATTTTAGACGTTGAGGACATATGTGCCTTGGTACAATATTTAATTGATACTGACAGAGTTGATGCCGAGCATCTTTTTGTTCGAGGTGCTAGTGCAGGGGGCTATAGTGCACTGTTGGCAATTGCTGCTAGTCAGTATTTTGCTGCCGCGGCAAGCTTGTACGGTGTTAGCGATCCAACTGCTTTAAATAAAGTGACCCATAAGTTTGAAGGGGATTATTTGTCTTGGCTGCTAGGTGGGGTAGAACAACTTTCTGCGCGAGCACCATTAGCGCAAATACAACGGATACAAACTCCAGTGATTTTTTTTCAAGGTGGGCGAGATGTAGTTGTAGTCCCTGAGCAAACTATAACTATGGTGCAGGCTTTAACTGAGCAGGGCGTAGCGGTTGAGTGCCATTTGTACCCTGATGAGGGGCATGGTTTTCGTCAAGCAAGGCATTTGGCTGAAGCGTTGGCTTTAGAATTATCTTTCTATCAGCGTACTTTTTCTGTTGTCAGTTAA
- a CDS encoding NahK/ErcS family hybrid sensor histidine kinase/response regulator, with product MPKPSDNTLAGLLGLSEQSSRKSHYRELLQQLDEVERERNRYKWLFEHATYGIFQAQINGGFRAVNPGLANMLGYVSVAELLANTGPSAPSLFVGGIKEVQSIRAELLQKNIVRGYETRLLCKDGKPLDVLMNILLKDDEPGVLEGFVADISERKKNQERLEKLNQSLERRVAERTRELQLSNEDLQEEITCHEQVKLALREAKEVAEAANRSKDKYLAAASHDLLQPLNAARLLMSSLRERQLPAAEQHLLERAHMALEGAEDLLADLLDIARLDQAAVTPSLSACSIRDMFSALVSEFEQVALAEGLRLTFFSSSLYVYTDYHLLTRIVRNLLSNACRYTGSGRVFLGVRRRGNKVRIEVWDTGPGIAKDQQESIFQEFNQVDTNHQSGRKGVGLGLAIVERIAAVLGANIELRSQLGRGSCFSIEVPLSSEAKYEKKTLETSPAMVHSFAGQRVLVIDNEPEILHSMAVLLTQWGCEVLVAEDYRAAIVALEEQAPSLLIVDLHLNCGVTGLAVAEQLRADFAKNIPAVLITADYTDEEQALRKRLGIPLLTKPVRPGKLRATMAHQLKSGRS from the coding sequence ATGCCGAAGCCCTCTGACAATACTCTAGCTGGTTTGCTGGGGCTTAGTGAGCAGTCATCCCGTAAAAGTCACTACCGTGAATTATTACAGCAACTGGACGAAGTAGAGCGTGAGCGTAACCGTTATAAATGGCTGTTTGAGCACGCCACGTATGGGATTTTTCAAGCGCAAATTAATGGTGGGTTTCGGGCAGTTAATCCAGGTTTGGCAAATATGCTTGGTTACGTCAGTGTTGCAGAATTGCTTGCGAATACTGGGCCTAGTGCACCAAGTTTGTTTGTTGGTGGTATTAAAGAAGTGCAAAGTATTCGTGCGGAGTTGCTGCAGAAAAATATTGTGCGCGGTTATGAAACACGCTTGTTGTGTAAAGACGGAAAGCCCCTTGATGTCTTGATGAATATTTTACTTAAAGATGATGAGCCTGGTGTTTTAGAGGGGTTTGTGGCTGATATTTCTGAGCGTAAAAAAAACCAAGAACGTTTGGAAAAGCTTAATCAAAGCTTAGAGCGCCGTGTGGCTGAGCGTACTCGAGAGCTGCAGTTAAGTAATGAAGATCTGCAGGAAGAAATCACTTGTCATGAGCAAGTTAAGCTGGCTTTACGTGAGGCGAAAGAAGTTGCAGAGGCGGCCAATCGAAGCAAAGACAAGTATTTGGCTGCGGCCAGTCATGATTTGTTGCAGCCGTTAAATGCTGCGCGATTACTGATGTCGTCATTGCGTGAGCGACAGTTGCCTGCTGCAGAACAGCATTTACTCGAACGTGCCCACATGGCGCTGGAGGGAGCAGAGGATTTGCTTGCGGATCTATTGGATATTGCTCGCTTAGATCAGGCAGCGGTAACTCCATCGCTATCAGCGTGCTCCATTCGAGATATGTTTAGCGCATTGGTGTCAGAGTTTGAACAGGTAGCATTAGCTGAGGGATTACGCTTAACGTTTTTTTCGTCTTCCCTTTATGTCTATACCGACTACCACTTGTTGACGCGCATTGTGCGTAATTTACTGAGTAATGCTTGTCGCTATACGGGTTCTGGACGTGTTTTTTTAGGTGTTCGACGACGTGGTAATAAGGTGCGTATAGAGGTTTGGGATACGGGGCCAGGCATTGCTAAAGATCAGCAGGAGTCAATCTTTCAAGAGTTTAATCAGGTTGATACAAACCATCAAAGTGGCCGTAAAGGCGTTGGGCTTGGCCTGGCTATTGTGGAGCGTATAGCCGCTGTATTGGGCGCGAATATTGAGTTGCGCTCGCAGCTTGGGCGAGGCTCTTGCTTTAGTATTGAGGTGCCGTTAAGCAGCGAAGCCAAATATGAGAAAAAAACTCTAGAAACAAGCCCAGCAATGGTGCATAGCTTTGCTGGGCAGCGGGTATTAGTGATTGATAATGAGCCAGAGATTTTACACAGCATGGCCGTGCTTTTAACGCAGTGGGGTTGTGAAGTTCTAGTTGCTGAAGATTATAGGGCTGCAATTGTAGCGCTGGAGGAGCAAGCGCCTAGTTTATTAATCGTGGATTTGCACCTCAATTGTGGTGTGACTGGTTTGGCTGTCGCGGAGCAGCTGCGTGCTGACTTTGCGAAAAATATTCCAGCAGTGCTAATTACTGCCGATTACACGGATGAAGAGCAAGCACTGCGCAAGCGACTGGGGATTCCTTTGCTAACCAAGCCTGTACGACCGGGTAAGTTACGCGCAACTATGGCACACCAACTTAAGTCTGGTCGTAGTTAA
- the pqqE gene encoding pyrroloquinoline quinone biosynthesis protein PqqE, giving the protein MQSFGLNPANQHIQSPPLWLLAELTYRCPLQCPYCSNPVDFARSGEELSTVQWIDVFKQARALGAAQLGFSGGEPLVRQDLAELVKAARDLGFYTNLITSGIGLTERRITELSEAGLDHIQISFQAADEEVNNMLAGSKKAFAQKLAMARAVKAQGYPMVLNFVTHRHNIDRIDRIIELCVELDADFVELATCQFYGWAELNRAALLPTREQLEYAEGVTQQWREKLAAQNHPCKLIFVTPDYYEERPKACMSGWGSLFLDITPDGTALPCHSARQLPIEFPNVKEHSVQHIWQESFGFNKYRGFEWMPEPCRSCDEKEQDFGGCRCQAYMLTGDASNADPVCSKSKHHGIILAAREEAEQAPLGVDSMIFRNEKMSNIIIKG; this is encoded by the coding sequence ATGCAAAGTTTTGGCTTGAACCCTGCTAATCAGCATATACAAAGCCCACCTTTATGGTTACTGGCTGAGCTGACTTATCGCTGTCCTTTGCAGTGCCCCTATTGCTCTAACCCAGTGGACTTTGCCCGTAGTGGTGAAGAGTTGAGCACCGTGCAGTGGATCGATGTTTTTAAGCAGGCTAGGGCTTTAGGTGCTGCGCAGTTGGGGTTTTCCGGTGGAGAGCCACTTGTGCGCCAGGATTTGGCTGAGCTGGTTAAAGCTGCTCGTGATTTAGGTTTTTACACTAACTTAATAACCTCTGGAATTGGGTTAACTGAGCGTCGTATTACTGAACTAAGTGAGGCTGGTTTGGATCACATTCAAATCAGCTTTCAGGCCGCTGATGAAGAGGTCAACAATATGTTGGCCGGCTCGAAAAAAGCTTTCGCACAAAAACTAGCTATGGCCCGCGCCGTGAAAGCGCAGGGCTACCCCATGGTGCTTAACTTTGTGACACACCGTCATAATATTGATCGTATTGACCGCATTATTGAGCTTTGTGTTGAGCTCGATGCAGATTTTGTGGAACTGGCTACGTGTCAGTTTTATGGTTGGGCAGAGCTCAATCGCGCAGCTTTATTGCCCACCCGTGAGCAGCTTGAATATGCTGAGGGCGTTACGCAGCAGTGGCGAGAAAAATTAGCTGCGCAAAACCACCCTTGTAAACTGATTTTTGTAACTCCAGATTATTATGAAGAGCGCCCTAAAGCTTGTATGAGTGGCTGGGGCAGTTTGTTTTTAGATATCACCCCTGACGGTACTGCTTTGCCTTGTCACAGTGCGCGGCAGTTGCCTATTGAGTTTCCTAATGTGAAAGAGCATAGCGTGCAGCATATTTGGCAGGAGTCTTTCGGTTTTAATAAGTACCGTGGTTTTGAATGGATGCCAGAGCCTTGCCGCTCTTGTGATGAAAAAGAGCAGGACTTTGGTGGGTGCCGTTGCCAGGCATATATGCTCACAGGAGATGCCAGCAATGCTGATCCAGTGTGCAGTAAGTCTAAGCACCATGGCATTATTCTAGCTGCTCGTGAAGAAGCAGAGCAGGCGCCATTGGGCGTGGATAGCATGATTTTTCGTAATGAGAAAATGTCCAACATTATTATCAAGGGATGA
- a CDS encoding DUF2062 domain-containing protein produces MPRQLFKRYMPDPEKLKNNPSLRFLGSLIHDANLWHLNRHSVARAVAVGFFWAMIPMPMQMFAAALLAIPMRANLPISVGLVWLTNPITMPPVFYVNYKLGSWLLNTPAIEFPDKMTLSWILEVTTTHWQPLYAGSIVMGLILAAVGYSCTVLYWRWWVNRSWKKRIKLRNSRLND; encoded by the coding sequence ATGCCCCGTCAACTATTTAAACGCTACATGCCTGACCCGGAAAAACTAAAAAACAATCCATCGTTACGTTTTTTGGGCAGCCTTATCCATGATGCAAACCTGTGGCACCTGAACCGTCATTCAGTGGCCCGTGCAGTTGCTGTGGGTTTCTTTTGGGCGATGATCCCAATGCCGATGCAGATGTTTGCCGCGGCTTTATTAGCAATCCCTATGCGCGCTAATCTACCTATTTCTGTTGGCTTAGTTTGGCTGACGAATCCTATCACCATGCCGCCGGTGTTTTATGTCAACTACAAGTTAGGCTCTTGGTTGCTTAACACGCCAGCTATTGAGTTCCCCGACAAAATGACGCTCAGCTGGATTTTAGAAGTCACCACCACCCATTGGCAGCCTTTATATGCGGGTTCCATTGTGATGGGACTGATTCTTGCTGCAGTGGGTTATAGCTGCACAGTTTTATACTGGCGCTGGTGGGTCAACCGCAGCTGGAAAAAACGCATAAAACTGCGCAACTCACGCCTAAACGATTGA